A single region of the Leptospiraceae bacterium genome encodes:
- a CDS encoding VWA domain-containing protein, with translation MKIKYYLLTSLFTCLLLNHCSSAVEEKSAPAAEPSRGYPHSASGVSDSEIARKPAREQNQPAKMPPGRPQKNITIKSKEKTHGNISNNKDKLPASPKDEEYNTEQYDKINDNPFLDVKQNPLSTFSIDVDTASYANVRRYLTSGSLPPKDAVRIEELINYFSYNYKEPEGKTPFSVATEISTAPWKLENYLMKIALKGVSIEKKNIPPRNLVFLLDVSGSMLTADKLPLVKQGLKLLLGELTEKDKISLVVYAGASGLVLPPTGADKKEKIISALDALEAGGSTNGGAGIELAYKVARENFNKQGINRVILATDGDFNVGVSSQGELIRMIEKERESGVFLTVLGFGTGNIKDTTMEQLANKGNGNYAYIDTLMEARKVLVTQAGGTLVTIAKDVKLQLEFNPKFVKSYRLIGYENRLLRNEDFNDDKKDAGEIGSGHYVTALYELTPTQNKSTTPAVDPLKYQEDRKNSKASDSDEILTIKFRYKEPDGSKSSLLTFPIQYNILDIGQTSSDYRFAASVAAFGMLLRDSEHKGNANWKDTYDLAKKSLGSDKEGYRAEFLTLVDKAKSLSKK, from the coding sequence ATGAAAATAAAATATTATCTATTAACCTCACTGTTCACTTGCCTACTTCTGAATCATTGTTCGTCTGCTGTGGAAGAAAAATCAGCACCAGCCGCTGAGCCTTCTCGGGGTTATCCGCATTCTGCTTCGGGTGTGTCCGATTCTGAGATAGCAAGAAAACCTGCCAGAGAACAGAACCAGCCTGCAAAAATGCCCCCTGGTCGTCCGCAAAAAAATATCACAATAAAATCGAAAGAAAAAACCCATGGGAACATCTCGAATAATAAAGATAAACTCCCCGCATCACCTAAAGATGAAGAATACAACACAGAGCAATATGATAAAATCAATGACAATCCATTTCTAGATGTAAAACAAAACCCACTTTCGACTTTTTCGATCGATGTGGATACTGCCTCTTATGCGAATGTAAGACGGTATTTAACTAGTGGTTCGCTTCCTCCGAAAGATGCCGTTAGAATAGAAGAATTAATCAACTATTTTTCGTATAACTATAAAGAGCCTGAAGGTAAAACTCCATTTTCCGTTGCTACAGAAATTTCTACCGCTCCCTGGAAGCTTGAAAACTACTTGATGAAAATAGCATTAAAAGGAGTTTCCATTGAAAAGAAAAATATTCCTCCTCGCAATTTAGTCTTTTTACTTGATGTTTCAGGCTCAATGCTCACCGCCGACAAATTGCCATTAGTCAAACAAGGACTAAAACTATTACTCGGAGAATTAACTGAAAAAGATAAAATTTCCCTCGTAGTCTACGCTGGTGCAAGCGGACTTGTTCTTCCTCCAACTGGCGCTGACAAAAAAGAAAAAATTATTTCAGCTCTCGACGCACTAGAAGCAGGTGGTTCAACAAATGGAGGCGCCGGAATTGAACTCGCTTACAAAGTTGCTCGTGAAAATTTCAACAAGCAGGGAATAAACCGTGTTATCCTCGCTACTGATGGAGATTTTAATGTCGGAGTGTCTAGTCAGGGAGAATTAATTCGAATGATTGAAAAAGAAAGAGAGTCGGGAGTGTTCTTAACAGTTCTAGGCTTTGGAACTGGCAATATAAAAGATACAACGATGGAACAACTTGCCAATAAGGGTAATGGAAATTATGCGTATATAGATACGTTAATGGAAGCAAGAAAAGTATTAGTAACACAAGCAGGTGGAACACTCGTTACCATTGCAAAAGATGTTAAACTACAATTGGAATTCAATCCAAAGTTCGTTAAGTCGTATCGTCTTATAGGCTATGAAAATCGCCTGCTTCGAAATGAAGATTTTAATGATGACAAAAAAGATGCTGGTGAAATTGGGTCTGGTCACTACGTCACCGCATTATATGAGTTAACCCCTACACAAAATAAATCCACTACTCCAGCCGTAGACCCGCTTAAATACCAAGAAGATAGAAAAAACTCTAAAGCATCAGACTCAGATGAAATCCTTACCATCAAATTTAGATACAAAGAACCCGATGGAAGTAAAAGTAGTCTACTCACGTTCCCAATTCAATACAATATTTTAGATATCGGGCAGACCTCTAGCGACTATCGCTTCGCCGCATCCGTTGCAGCCTTTGGAATGCTTCTTAGAGATTCGGAGCACAAAGGAAATGCAAATTGGAAAGACACTTATGATTTAGCCAAAAAATCTCTCGGATCTGACAAAGAAGGCTATAGAGCCGAATTTTTAACGTTAGTGGATAAAGCTAAGAGTCTTTCTAAAAAATAA
- the amt gene encoding ammonium transporter: MLKTNFDILWMIISSGLVFFMQAGFLCLESGLTRTKNSINVAIKNITDFGIATLVFYSVGFGLMYGESFHGIVGFNSFFPNFSVQHPETPVFFLFQLMFCGTAATIVSGAVAERMKFSAYLIVTALISSIIYPVFGHWAWGKNLGEWTSLNGWLNKIGFVDFAGSTVVHSIGGWVGLVALTLIGSREGKYSEDGSIRNITGNNLPIAMLGTLILWFGWIGFNGGSTLSFSGAIPGIIANTMLAAAGGMASALIYGWIRLKYAEATLPLNGVLAGLVSITAGCHAVTSFEAMIIGFVAGILMFETRNLLDKLRLDDAVGAIPVHLAGGIWGTFSVGIFGNLDILGTGLSRIEQIQVQLLGIFSCAGLAFGISYLILRLINRYYPLRVSQANERQGLNFAEHRATTELSDLFLEMEYQKRTGDLSKNITVEPFTEVGQIAERYNLVLDKIRANIKEKEILTNQLEVNLNIIQSDLSTAKKIQSNILSKNDKTIGDLEISIRYLPLTDVGGDFFDIAELKQGLTRILLADATGHGIQAALITMAIKTIYESVKRGLYSVNEALYHMNNEFLHSFENLNHFFTCILIDIDTNKNKIRYSSAGHPPQFLVNGSEIIKMEKTGRMIGVMPKAQYTSNELEFKADSGLFLFTDGLTEEWNSETEEFGEQRLEQLIQNAGEIPIYKLVDTILEEQRKFIGSTAIQDDISIIAISRKN, translated from the coding sequence ATGTTAAAAACTAACTTTGATATACTATGGATGATCATTTCTTCCGGTCTTGTGTTTTTTATGCAAGCTGGATTCCTTTGCTTGGAATCAGGACTAACTAGAACAAAAAATTCCATTAATGTTGCGATTAAAAATATCACTGACTTTGGGATTGCTACACTTGTTTTTTATTCTGTCGGTTTTGGTTTGATGTATGGAGAAAGTTTTCATGGAATTGTGGGCTTTAATTCTTTCTTCCCTAATTTTTCTGTTCAGCATCCTGAAACTCCGGTATTTTTTTTATTCCAACTTATGTTCTGTGGAACAGCGGCAACTATCGTTTCGGGAGCAGTTGCCGAGCGAATGAAATTTAGCGCCTATTTAATAGTAACCGCTCTCATTTCATCAATCATATATCCCGTCTTTGGACATTGGGCTTGGGGAAAAAATTTAGGTGAATGGACAAGCCTTAATGGATGGCTCAACAAAATCGGATTTGTAGACTTTGCAGGCTCTACTGTTGTGCATAGCATTGGAGGTTGGGTTGGACTCGTTGCATTAACACTGATTGGAAGTCGTGAAGGAAAGTATTCTGAAGATGGAAGTATTCGAAACATCACCGGAAATAATTTGCCAATTGCTATGCTTGGGACTCTGATTCTCTGGTTTGGTTGGATTGGATTTAATGGGGGAAGCACTCTTTCTTTTTCAGGAGCAATTCCAGGAATAATCGCCAACACCATGTTAGCCGCAGCAGGAGGAATGGCATCGGCTTTGATCTACGGTTGGATAAGGCTTAAATATGCAGAGGCAACACTTCCCTTAAACGGGGTTCTTGCCGGTTTAGTTTCTATCACAGCCGGATGTCATGCAGTAACTTCCTTTGAAGCTATGATTATTGGATTTGTTGCGGGGATTCTAATGTTTGAAACTCGAAATCTCTTAGACAAATTGCGATTAGACGATGCTGTGGGGGCAATCCCTGTTCACCTCGCAGGTGGAATATGGGGAACTTTTTCTGTAGGCATCTTCGGAAATTTAGATATTCTCGGAACTGGACTCAGTAGAATAGAACAAATTCAAGTTCAACTCCTCGGAATTTTTTCGTGTGCAGGATTGGCATTCGGAATCAGCTATTTAATCCTAAGGTTGATAAATAGGTATTATCCGCTACGTGTTTCACAGGCGAACGAAAGGCAGGGTCTTAATTTCGCTGAACATCGTGCGACTACAGAGCTGTCTGATTTATTTTTAGAAATGGAATACCAGAAAAGGACAGGAGATTTGTCGAAAAATATAACAGTGGAACCATTCACAGAAGTAGGTCAAATCGCAGAGAGATACAATCTAGTCCTGGATAAAATTCGTGCGAATATAAAAGAAAAAGAAATTCTCACCAATCAATTAGAAGTCAATCTAAATATAATTCAAAGCGATTTATCTACAGCAAAAAAAATTCAATCCAACATATTATCAAAGAATGATAAAACGATTGGCGACTTAGAAATTTCTATTCGTTACTTACCTCTCACAGATGTCGGAGGTGATTTTTTTGATATAGCGGAACTCAAACAGGGACTAACGCGTATTCTTCTCGCTGACGCAACGGGTCATGGAATCCAGGCTGCGTTGATTACGATGGCAATAAAAACAATTTATGAATCTGTGAAGCGAGGACTTTATAGCGTAAATGAAGCTCTTTATCATATGAACAATGAATTCTTGCATTCTTTTGAAAATCTAAATCATTTCTTTACTTGTATTTTAATCGATATAGATACGAATAAAAATAAAATTCGCTATTCCTCTGCAGGTCATCCTCCACAGTTTTTAGTCAATGGTTCAGAAATTATTAAAATGGAAAAGACTGGTCGCATGATCGGTGTTATGCCCAAAGCACAATACACTTCCAACGAACTTGAATTCAAGGCAGACAGCGGATTATTTCTATTTACCGATGGTTTAACAGAAGAATGGAATTCAGAAACAGAAGAATTTGGAGAACAAAGGTTAGAGCAGTTAATTCAAAATGCAGGGGAAATTCCTATTTATAAATTAGTTGATACGATCTTGGAGGAACAGCGAAAATTTATCGGCTCCACTGCTATACAAGATGATATTTCTATCATTGCCATCAGCCGTAAAAATTAA
- a CDS encoding type II toxin-antitoxin system prevent-host-death family antitoxin — MNNYFNVAQAKSRFSEVLHRAEVAPQFISSRGKDISVILSKKSYEKLIQIENESQPRTKLKHFLELSKELRSHFPKKLPTSTRKSRPSPNFN; from the coding sequence ATGAATAATTATTTTAATGTAGCGCAGGCAAAGTCCAGATTTTCGGAAGTTTTGCACAGAGCAGAGGTTGCACCCCAGTTTATTTCCAGTCGCGGAAAGGATATAAGTGTTATTCTAAGTAAAAAATCTTACGAAAAGCTAATACAGATTGAAAATGAAAGCCAACCCCGCACAAAACTAAAACACTTTCTTGAACTTTCCAAAGAACTTCGCTCCCATTTTCCTAAAAAACTTCCTACTTCGACTCGCAAATCACGCCCAAGTCCCAATTTTAATTAA
- a CDS encoding response regulator — protein MIANEEILKTLKVLYVEDDEVILYSANRTLKRKVGEVFLARTGVEGVEIASKINPDIVITDIEMPEMNGLEMIKIIREKYNRHYPIIVVTAYEDEEHKTNLADGYLYKPVDIDKLFEMIIKLVTEYKNRKDSES, from the coding sequence ATGATTGCGAATGAGGAGATATTAAAAACTCTAAAGGTATTATATGTAGAAGATGATGAGGTTATTCTCTATTCTGCGAACAGAACTTTAAAACGAAAAGTCGGAGAAGTATTTCTTGCAAGGACCGGAGTAGAAGGCGTTGAAATCGCTTCTAAAATCAATCCAGATATTGTCATCACGGATATTGAAATGCCCGAAATGAATGGCTTAGAAATGATTAAAATTATTCGCGAAAAGTATAATAGGCATTATCCGATCATTGTCGTTACTGCTTACGAAGATGAAGAGCATAAAACCAATCTGGCAGATGGTTATCTATACAAGCCAGTTGATATTGATAAACTCTTCGAAATGATTATTAAATTGGTTACAGAATACAAAAATAGAAAAGACTCTGAAAGTTAA
- a CDS encoding phosphohydrolase, which translates to MIERAIEIALEAHKGQTDKNGQPYIQHVMRVGFRGRTIDEKILGILHDVVEDSDWTFEMLGKEGFSSTILSALECLTKKTEDEPYEDFISRVKKNHLAISVKLNDLEDNMDIRRMDSIQEKDIKRLNKYLKAYKELAEIKNQ; encoded by the coding sequence ATGATTGAACGAGCAATTGAAATCGCCTTGGAAGCACACAAAGGACAAACAGATAAAAATGGTCAGCCTTATATTCAGCATGTAATGCGCGTCGGATTTAGAGGCAGGACTATAGATGAAAAAATTCTCGGAATCTTACACGATGTAGTAGAAGACTCCGATTGGACTTTTGAAATGCTCGGCAAAGAAGGATTTTCCTCTACAATTCTTTCTGCCCTTGAATGCCTTACAAAAAAGACGGAAGATGAACCTTACGAAGATTTTATAAGCAGAGTCAAAAAAAATCATCTAGCCATTTCTGTGAAGCTAAATGACTTAGAGGATAACATGGATATCCGTCGCATGGACTCCATTCAGGAGAAAGATATAAAGCGTTTAAATAAATATCTTAAAGCTTATAAAGAATTGGCAGAAATTAAGAATCAATAA
- a CDS encoding GHKL domain-containing protein, with amino-acid sequence MNLELEQFLNENKKLSGVLSECPFSIAIYKADGTPDFANKALNKLWNVDEATSQYLLQHYNLLHDEQLKNNGQMEFILNALKGEITWIPPIKYDFTQTSEIQNTNLRIFWVRSVIYPVFNDKKEVTHLVLMSEDFTERMDFEENLKHFNEILTKRVEEEVANSKRKDEIIAEQSRMAAIVDTLGVISHHWRQPLNSLHWLIQDLEYAYEQDEVNKDYIEQMMTHSKELIHQMSEIINDFRKYLSKPEQDNFYLKEFLKNDIENFIIEQTKNNKQIQLFFSGEDNFKVFGSKDAFIRILRSLLENAIGVLRERNVEEGKIFISTISYLERREVIIQIEDNGGGISDKNFKKIFDPYFSTKKEKNGHGLGLFMAKMIVEKNMDGSLSVTNSKNGAVFSIQLRIIE; translated from the coding sequence ATGAATTTAGAACTAGAACAATTCTTAAATGAAAACAAGAAATTGTCTGGAGTTCTGTCTGAATGTCCGTTCAGTATTGCCATTTATAAAGCAGATGGAACTCCTGATTTTGCGAACAAAGCCCTAAATAAACTCTGGAATGTAGATGAGGCTACTAGTCAGTATCTCCTACAGCATTATAATCTACTGCATGACGAGCAGTTGAAAAATAATGGGCAAATGGAATTTATCCTCAACGCTTTAAAAGGAGAAATTACATGGATTCCTCCGATCAAATATGATTTTACACAAACGAGTGAGATACAAAATACAAATCTCAGAATATTTTGGGTGCGCAGTGTAATCTATCCAGTGTTCAACGATAAGAAAGAAGTTACGCATTTAGTCTTGATGAGTGAAGACTTCACAGAAAGAATGGACTTTGAGGAAAATTTAAAACACTTCAATGAAATACTGACCAAAAGAGTTGAAGAAGAAGTTGCCAATTCAAAACGTAAAGATGAAATTATCGCAGAGCAATCAAGAATGGCGGCTATCGTTGATACGCTAGGTGTAATATCTCATCACTGGAGACAGCCATTAAATTCATTGCATTGGCTGATTCAAGATTTAGAATACGCCTATGAGCAAGATGAAGTAAACAAAGATTACATAGAGCAAATGATGACTCATTCGAAGGAATTGATTCATCAAATGTCTGAGATCATAAATGATTTTAGAAAGTATCTCTCAAAACCAGAGCAGGATAATTTTTACCTGAAAGAATTTTTAAAAAATGATATCGAAAACTTTATCATTGAACAAACTAAAAACAACAAACAAATTCAACTCTTCTTTAGCGGAGAGGATAACTTCAAAGTATTCGGAAGTAAGGATGCATTTATAAGAATTTTACGATCTCTACTAGAAAATGCGATTGGAGTGCTAAGGGAAAGAAATGTAGAAGAAGGGAAAATATTTATTAGCACCATCTCTTACCTTGAGCGTCGCGAAGTAATAATTCAAATAGAAGACAATGGAGGGGGGATCTCTGATAAAAATTTCAAAAAAATATTCGATCCTTACTTTAGCACGAAAAAAGAAAAAAATGGGCATGGGCTTGGTCTGTTTATGGCTAAGATGATTGTAGAAAAAAATATGGATGGAAGCCTGAGCGTTACAAATAGTAAAAACGGAGCTGTCTTTAGCATCCAGTTGAGGATAATAGAATGA
- a CDS encoding adenine phosphoribosyltransferase — MSIVKSKIRTIPNWPKPGIMFRDITSLILDPEGLALTIGTFVARYEKKGITKVAAIEARGFITGAAVAFQLGVGFVPIRKKGKLPGDTLKQEYALEYGTDSIEIHKDAIVPGDKVLIMDDLIATGGTLGAAIQLVRALGGEIYEAGVIIDLPDLNGSKIIKEKYGIDIYSICEFEGT, encoded by the coding sequence ATGTCTATCGTAAAATCAAAAATCAGAACTATACCAAATTGGCCTAAGCCTGGAATCATGTTTAGAGATATCACTTCTCTCATACTAGATCCAGAAGGACTCGCACTTACGATAGGCACATTCGTAGCAAGATATGAGAAGAAGGGAATTACAAAAGTAGCCGCAATCGAAGCAAGAGGATTTATTACAGGGGCGGCAGTGGCTTTTCAATTAGGAGTTGGATTTGTTCCGATTCGTAAAAAAGGAAAACTCCCTGGTGATACGCTTAAGCAAGAGTATGCGCTCGAATATGGAACAGACAGCATCGAAATTCACAAAGATGCAATTGTTCCCGGCGACAAAGTTCTTATCATGGACGATCTAATTGCGACAGGTGGAACACTTGGTGCGGCAATCCAACTTGTCCGCGCTCTCGGTGGCGAAATCTACGAAGCAGGAGTTATCATTGATTTGCCCGACTTAAATGGAAGCAAAATTATTAAAGAAAAATATGGAATCGATATTTATTCCATCTGTGAATTTGAAGGAACCTAA
- a CDS encoding type II toxin-antitoxin system VapC family toxin produces the protein MSNYLLDTNVISELARKKPNPSVLEFFESLDEITLSVITIEEIEFGIEKLPAAQRKNLLKWWSALLSLPPNVLEIDDKIAKLAGNLRAKQEAKGKIRTQADMLIAATAITKGLILVTRNTKDFSDSGVSVLNPF, from the coding sequence TTGAGCAATTACCTTTTAGATACTAATGTAATTTCTGAGCTTGCTCGGAAAAAACCAAATCCATCCGTATTAGAGTTCTTCGAATCTCTCGATGAAATTACTCTTAGTGTAATTACAATAGAAGAGATTGAGTTTGGAATCGAAAAACTTCCTGCGGCACAAAGGAAAAATCTTTTGAAGTGGTGGTCTGCATTGCTATCACTTCCGCCTAACGTTTTAGAAATTGATGATAAGATTGCAAAACTAGCAGGAAACTTACGAGCCAAACAAGAAGCAAAGGGCAAGATTCGCACTCAAGCCGATATGCTCATTGCAGCCACAGCCATTACGAAAGGGTTAATACTAGTTACCCGCAATACAAAGGACTTTTCTGATTCAGGAGTGAGTGTATTAAATCCATTCTAA
- the meaB gene encoding methylmalonyl Co-A mutase-associated GTPase MeaB → MSYDPKELTKGILEGSRRALAKAITLVESSRVEDSKAADEVLYGIVSKQTSSIRIGISGVPGAGKSTFIEALGMYVISKGKKVAVLAVDPTSPITGGSILGDKTRMPELTQSMNAFIRPSPTSGNLGGVTRKTKDTILLCEAAGYEVIIVETVGVGQSEVAVADMTDMFLLLLLAGAGDELQGIKKGIMEMADLILINKADGANKINAENARHEFENALRLFKPKYKYWNSPVITISSLLKSGIADVWEQIQDFIVVSGEQLTINRKTQYDKWLWSYLQNQIYYEIQNLKENNPLILKIQEDVKEKRISIRTAANSILQEYKKS, encoded by the coding sequence ATGAGTTACGATCCAAAAGAATTAACCAAAGGAATTTTAGAAGGGAGCAGGCGAGCCCTTGCAAAAGCAATTACGCTAGTAGAAAGCAGCCGAGTCGAGGACTCTAAAGCCGCTGACGAAGTTTTATATGGAATTGTCAGTAAGCAGACTTCATCGATTCGAATTGGAATTAGCGGAGTTCCCGGTGCGGGCAAATCAACGTTTATCGAAGCTTTAGGAATGTATGTCATTTCCAAAGGCAAGAAGGTTGCTGTATTGGCAGTTGACCCGACTTCTCCCATTACAGGCGGGAGCATCTTAGGGGATAAGACGCGTATGCCAGAGCTAACACAAAGCATGAATGCATTTATCCGCCCTTCCCCTACAAGTGGCAATCTAGGTGGGGTCACTCGCAAGACAAAGGATACGATTTTACTCTGCGAAGCTGCCGGTTATGAAGTGATTATCGTTGAAACAGTAGGTGTAGGACAATCAGAAGTAGCCGTTGCCGATATGACAGATATGTTTTTATTATTACTACTAGCCGGTGCGGGGGATGAATTACAGGGAATCAAAAAAGGAATTATGGAAATGGCAGATTTGATTTTGATCAATAAGGCAGATGGAGCAAACAAAATCAATGCAGAAAACGCACGGCATGAATTTGAAAATGCACTTAGATTATTTAAACCAAAATATAAATACTGGAACTCTCCTGTAATAACAATCAGTTCCCTACTAAAAAGCGGTATTGCAGATGTATGGGAACAGATTCAAGATTTCATTGTTGTATCTGGTGAACAACTCACCATTAACCGCAAGACACAATACGACAAATGGCTTTGGTCTTATCTACAAAATCAAATTTACTACGAGATCCAAAATTTAAAAGAAAACAATCCTCTCATTTTAAAAATACAAGAAGATGTGAAAGAAAAAAGAATCTCCATTCGAACAGCAGCAAACTCAATTTTACAGGAATATAAAAAATCATGA
- a CDS encoding SDR family NAD(P)-dependent oxidoreductase: protein MNAIIITGASSGIGRNLAFEFAARGYALGLTARRFDLLQKLREELYAKFGMNLKVEIRSLDITDYKNIFSVLKDLHHCLGGLTHVVANAGVAGSSPVGTGKFLHDKQVIETNLLGAMATIDAAGEIFKSSKIKGHIIGISSIAGFRGFPGNGSYSASKAGLTIYLESARRDLKRFGILVTTIHPGFIDTNMNSHLRNRPFVVSVEKGAAELARLIEKRVTVSSVPAFPWGLVGYCIKRIPDIIWQRLKF, encoded by the coding sequence ATGAACGCAATTATTATCACAGGCGCAAGCTCAGGCATTGGGCGAAATCTTGCTTTTGAATTTGCTGCGAGAGGATACGCACTCGGTCTTACTGCGCGACGCTTTGATCTTTTGCAAAAACTGAGAGAAGAGCTTTACGCCAAATTCGGAATGAACCTCAAAGTAGAAATTCGCTCTTTAGATATTACAGATTATAAGAATATTTTCTCTGTATTAAAAGATTTGCATCACTGCCTAGGGGGACTAACGCATGTTGTGGCTAACGCAGGTGTAGCCGGTTCCTCTCCTGTAGGCACAGGAAAATTCCTGCACGACAAGCAAGTCATTGAAACCAATCTTTTAGGAGCTATGGCGACTATCGACGCTGCCGGAGAAATTTTTAAATCTTCAAAAATCAAGGGGCATATCATTGGTATCTCCTCTATTGCTGGATTTAGAGGTTTTCCTGGAAACGGTTCTTACAGTGCATCTAAGGCAGGACTTACTATTTACTTAGAATCAGCAAGACGCGATTTAAAAAGATTTGGAATTTTAGTTACCACCATTCATCCAGGATTCATTGATACAAATATGAATTCCCATTTGCGCAATCGACCTTTTGTAGTTAGTGTAGAGAAGGGCGCAGCAGAATTAGCTAGACTCATCGAGAAGAGAGTCACCGTATCCTCAGTTCCTGCTTTTCCCTGGGGACTCGTTGGATACTGCATTAAGCGGATACCCGATATTATCTGGCAGAGGTTAAAATTTTGA
- a CDS encoding low molecular weight phosphotyrosine protein phosphatase, whose translation MSEKIKVVFVCLGNICRSPAAEGAFKNLVEKKGLSDLFEIDSAGTADYHVGETPHETTTQVARERGIILTHFCRQFQYADFIKYDYIIAMDNSNYKSILSLARDDAQRKKVMKFRRFDANVKGEPDVPDPYYDGIAGFEHVQDIVERSSIGFLEWILENQHITIQDLDNEE comes from the coding sequence TTGAGTGAAAAAATAAAAGTAGTATTTGTTTGTCTTGGGAATATTTGTAGATCACCGGCGGCGGAAGGTGCCTTCAAAAATCTGGTAGAAAAAAAAGGTCTTTCTGATTTGTTTGAAATAGACTCTGCAGGAACTGCCGATTATCATGTAGGTGAGACCCCGCATGAAACGACCACTCAAGTGGCGAGAGAAAGAGGTATTATCCTCACACATTTCTGTCGGCAATTTCAATATGCTGATTTTATAAAGTATGATTACATCATTGCGATGGATAATTCTAATTATAAAAGTATTCTTTCTCTTGCTCGTGATGATGCACAGCGCAAGAAGGTAATGAAGTTTAGGCGCTTCGATGCAAACGTAAAAGGCGAGCCTGATGTTCCCGATCCTTATTATGATGGAATTGCAGGCTTTGAGCATGTGCAAGATATCGTGGAGCGTTCCTCTATTGGATTTTTGGAATGGATTTTAGAAAATCAGCATATTACAATACAAGATTTAGATAATGAGGAGTAA
- a CDS encoding NAD(P)/FAD-dependent oxidoreductase: MAEDKHVVIVGAGFAGLQAAKKLGNKKGIKVTVVDKNNHHLFQPLLYQVASSVLSPADIAIPTRSITTNFENISIIMSELKEINKEHKKLHLEHTTIQYDYLILAMGARTSYFGNDHWKKFAPGMKNLSDALKVRKNILVSFERAELEANPAKVAELLSYVVIGGGPTGVELSGAIAELSHQIIRNDFRFIDSSLSKITLIEGGPRLLASFSEKSSEVARKELVKRGVEVRLNTRVVNIDEEGVHTGTEIIKSHNIIWAAGVAASPFGAKLEVALDKSGRVMVNKHCAIPSNPEIFCIGDMANFSEDLERPLPGVSPVAMQQGRYVADVILNELKGKERKAFQYFDKGSMATIGRMDAVAEMGNLRLSGLLGWLSWLVIHLFYQVGFKNKVSILVTWIWSYISFQAGARLIQNEED, from the coding sequence ATGGCAGAAGACAAACACGTAGTAATCGTTGGGGCTGGGTTCGCAGGCTTGCAAGCAGCAAAGAAATTGGGCAACAAAAAAGGCATCAAGGTAACGGTCGTCGATAAGAATAATCACCATTTGTTCCAACCTTTACTTTATCAAGTGGCAAGTTCTGTATTAAGTCCTGCCGACATCGCGATTCCAACTCGGTCAATCACTACAAATTTTGAAAACATTTCTATCATCATGTCTGAGTTGAAAGAAATCAACAAAGAGCATAAGAAACTTCATTTGGAACATACTACGATACAGTATGATTATCTCATTCTTGCGATGGGAGCTAGGACAAGTTATTTCGGGAACGACCACTGGAAAAAGTTTGCACCCGGAATGAAAAATCTCAGCGATGCTTTGAAAGTTAGAAAGAATATTTTAGTTTCTTTTGAACGAGCGGAGCTAGAAGCAAATCCAGCAAAAGTAGCCGAGCTATTAAGCTATGTTGTTATCGGTGGTGGTCCGACTGGAGTTGAGCTTTCAGGAGCTATTGCTGAGTTGTCGCATCAGATCATTCGAAATGATTTTCGTTTTATAGATTCGTCCTTGAGTAAAATCACACTGATTGAAGGTGGACCTAGACTACTTGCATCGTTTTCTGAAAAGTCTTCTGAGGTTGCACGAAAAGAATTAGTCAAGCGTGGAGTAGAAGTTAGGCTAAATACCCGTGTTGTAAATATTGATGAGGAGGGAGTGCATACCGGAACGGAAATTATAAAATCACATAATATTATTTGGGCTGCAGGCGTGGCAGCAAGTCCTTTTGGGGCTAAGCTAGAAGTAGCACTCGATAAATCAGGGCGGGTAATGGTGAATAAACACTGTGCGATTCCATCGAATCCGGAAATTTTTTGCATTGGGGATATGGCTAATTTTAGTGAAGATCTTGAGCGCCCACTGCCAGGAGTGTCTCCGGTGGCTATGCAGCAGGGACGTTATGTGGCAGATGTCATTCTAAATGAACTAAAAGGAAAAGAGCGAAAGGCATTTCAATACTTTGACAAGGGAAGTATGGCGACTATTGGTAGAATGGATGCCGTTGCCGAAATGGGCAACTTACGATTATCCGGACTTTTAGGTTGGCTTAGCTGGCTTGTTATCCATTTATTTTATCAAGTTGGATTTAAAAACAAAGTTTCGATTCTTGTTACTTGGATATGGAGTTATATTTCTTTTCAAGCAGGAGCAAGGCTCATTCAAAACGAAGAAGATTAA